In a single window of the Antennarius striatus isolate MH-2024 chromosome 3, ASM4005453v1, whole genome shotgun sequence genome:
- the cfap77 gene encoding cilia- and flagella-associated protein 77 codes for MSSPRLGVVRDSMLSNPRLIKAPLGQSRSRGLSGPGPDFTFGTSSDSRDGGVAEVLSRWRVQSQREASAQPVRPDFVSLNREAVRSGLVTSREMSQYRAQRGGARTFKPASHPQRARAPLVPDSTFGVPTRPPSPLSDLLSHQYGQRWLEEQWSRSQTINCRQQKVKAGSSADTRTTLLRRSKALPVTKTPFKMSRFSQVPPALDTFRDEEARRRAYRIPRSDSVQEESSGSANPQSGPDEETS; via the exons ATGTCTTCACCTAGGCTGGGTGTCGTCAGAGACTCGATGTTGTCCAATCCGCGGCTCATCAAG GCGCCTCTTGGCCAGAGCAGGTCCAGGGGTCTGTCAGGTCCTGGTCCAGATTTCACTTTTGGAACCAGCAGCGACTCCAGAGATGGAGGGGTTGCAGAGG TTTTGTCTAGATGGAGAGTTCAGTCCCAACGCGAAGCCTCTGCTCAACCGGTCCGTCCAGACTTCGTGTCTCTGAACCGGGAGGCGGTTCGGTCCGGTCTGGTGACATCCAGAGAGATGAGTCAGTACCGGGcccagaggggcggggccaggaccTTCAAGCCCGCCTCTCACCCACAGAGGGCCAGGGCCCCTCTGGTGCCTGACAGCACGTTTGGTGTCCCAACAAG GCCACCGTCGCCTCTGTCAGACCTCCTCTCTCATCAGTACGGTCAGCGCTGGCTGGAGGAGCAGTGGAGCAGGAGTCAAACCATCAACTGCAGACAGCAGAAG gtaaaAGCAGGAAGTAGTGCAGACACCAGGACCACCCTGTTGAGGAGGAGCAAAGCTCTTCCCGTCACCAAGACTCCTTTCAAGATGAGTCGGTTCTCTCAG GTTCCTCCTGCTCTGGACACCTTCAGGGACGAGGAGGCTCGCCGGAGAGCGTACAGGATTCCTCGGTCTGACTCTGTCCAGGAGGAGAGTTCAGGGTCTGCGAACCCACAATCTGGACCTGATGAGGAAACATCATGA